One window from the genome of Cryobacterium sp. GrIS_2_6 encodes:
- the hrpA gene encoding ATP-dependent RNA helicase HrpA yields MIPLVITFPPELPVSQRREDIARAIRDNQVVIIAGATGSGKTTQIPKICLELGRTSIGHTQPRRLAARTIAERIAEELGQEVGQVVGYQVRFTDQVGPDTRIKLMTDGILLNEMHRDRMLRKYDTIIIDEAHERSLNIDFLLGYLRQLLPQRPDLKVIITSATIDPQSFAEHFAAADGTPAPIIEVSGRTYPVEIRYRPLVAEAMADDDDEDQASATPPVDRDYIEGISAALDELERESNGDVLVFLSGETEIRDAADALQGKFASGDRTSPTEVLPLYGRLSSADQHKVFQPSTVAGVRRRIVLATNVAETSLTVPGIRYVIDAGTARISRYSVRSKVQRLPIEAISQASANQRSGRSGRTSDGIAIRLYSEEDFGRRPEFTEPEVLRTNLAAVILQMISLGLGDIAAFPFLTPPDSRGIKDGLDLLAELGAVAPGSGVSNASGGVSKLTRIGQQLAKLPIDPRFGRMVIESKTQGTSREVMAIVAGLTIQDPRERPLERRAQADQQHARFADPTSDFLGLLNLWNYLELKQKELGSSAFRRLCKNEFLNYLRVREWQDVYKQLRQLAKPLGLAVFDSKAGGDAAVNPDGIHRSLLAGLLSHIGLKDVAKKDYIGARQQRFVIFPGSALAKKQPTAVMSAELVETSRLFARMNAVVDPAWAEPLAGDLCKRSFSEPHWEKKQGSVVAYERVTLYGVPIVPRRRIQFSRVDPAYARELFIRHALVDGEWDLDRVDQRVTAFDRANTKLRKELAELEERTRRRDILFDDEAVFEFYQRRIPAEVCSTRTFETWWRKARAETPELLTMTAEALVPDEATPEIDEAVFPPTWHQGDQRFHLSYRFEPGADDDGVAALIPLALLARLSPAGFDWQVPGLRADLVTALIKSLPKSIRRNVVPAADWAARLLTELPPAPGEARTAKGTSGMGGTSIGARLGAGTGAGFEPEAAPFTEILAGLIQRLTYVPVNANDFELGRIPAHLRMTFRVVDDRGQAMASGKDLGELQRRLGSRARESVAAASAATPVNAIERGGLTTWDFAELPRFIDTKQGDNTIRGYPTLVDEGTSVAIRMMSTAAEQASTLPGGVRRLLLLATPSPVAYVQQHLTGAEKLSLATSPYRTTQALFDDCLAACVDEVLFRVNPSGQVFMKAEFDSIRDRVSGVLMDSMFETVGLVARILTASRAADKALKASTSMALLPALTDARAQLAGLIYPGFVSATGLAQLRHLPRYLGGISSRIVKLGDNPSRDRVWMNESQSATARYEAAGGRIPLAPGMAANLVRARWMIEELRISLFAQELKAAESVSLQRIHKVLTS; encoded by the coding sequence ATGATTCCCCTTGTTATCACCTTCCCGCCCGAACTCCCCGTCAGCCAACGCCGCGAGGATATCGCGCGCGCCATCCGCGACAACCAGGTCGTCATCATCGCGGGCGCGACCGGCTCGGGCAAGACCACCCAGATCCCGAAGATCTGCCTCGAACTCGGGCGCACGAGCATCGGCCACACCCAGCCGCGGCGGCTCGCCGCCCGCACGATCGCCGAGCGCATCGCCGAGGAACTCGGCCAGGAGGTCGGCCAGGTCGTCGGTTACCAGGTGCGGTTCACCGACCAGGTCGGTCCGGACACCAGGATCAAGCTCATGACCGACGGCATCCTGCTGAATGAGATGCACCGCGACCGGATGCTGCGCAAATACGACACAATCATCATCGACGAGGCCCACGAGCGCAGCCTCAACATCGACTTCCTGCTCGGCTACCTGAGGCAGCTGCTGCCGCAGCGCCCCGACCTCAAGGTCATCATCACGTCGGCGACGATCGACCCGCAGAGTTTCGCCGAGCACTTCGCGGCCGCCGACGGCACCCCGGCCCCGATCATCGAGGTCTCGGGCCGCACCTACCCGGTCGAGATCCGCTACCGCCCGCTCGTCGCCGAGGCGATGGCCGATGACGACGACGAGGATCAGGCCTCGGCGACGCCGCCGGTGGACCGCGACTACATCGAGGGCATCTCGGCGGCGCTCGACGAACTCGAGCGCGAGTCGAACGGTGACGTGCTCGTCTTCCTGAGCGGAGAGACCGAGATCCGCGATGCAGCGGATGCCCTGCAGGGCAAGTTCGCGAGTGGCGACCGCACGAGCCCGACCGAGGTGCTGCCGCTCTACGGCCGCCTCTCCTCCGCCGACCAGCACAAGGTCTTCCAGCCCTCGACCGTCGCCGGGGTTCGGCGCCGAATCGTGCTCGCGACGAACGTCGCCGAGACCAGCCTGACCGTCCCGGGCATCCGTTACGTCATCGACGCCGGAACCGCCAGGATCAGCCGGTACAGCGTGCGCTCGAAGGTGCAGCGGCTGCCGATCGAGGCGATCAGCCAGGCCTCCGCGAACCAGCGCTCCGGGCGCAGCGGGCGCACGAGCGACGGCATCGCGATCCGGCTGTATTCAGAGGAGGACTTCGGTCGCCGCCCGGAATTCACCGAGCCCGAGGTGCTGCGCACCAACCTCGCCGCCGTGATCCTGCAGATGATCTCGCTCGGCCTCGGCGACATCGCCGCCTTCCCGTTCCTCACCCCGCCGGATTCCCGCGGGATCAAGGACGGCCTCGACCTGCTGGCCGAGCTCGGCGCCGTCGCGCCGGGAAGTGGTGTGAGCAACGCGAGCGGCGGGGTCTCCAAGCTCACCCGGATCGGGCAACAGCTCGCGAAACTCCCGATCGACCCCCGCTTCGGCCGGATGGTCATCGAGTCCAAGACCCAGGGCACCAGCCGTGAGGTGATGGCGATCGTCGCCGGCCTCACCATCCAGGACCCGCGGGAACGACCGCTCGAGCGCCGCGCGCAGGCCGACCAGCAGCACGCGCGGTTCGCGGACCCGACGAGCGACTTCCTCGGCCTGCTGAACCTCTGGAACTACCTCGAGCTCAAGCAGAAGGAGCTCGGCTCGAGCGCCTTCCGCAGGCTCTGCAAGAACGAGTTCCTGAACTACCTGCGGGTGCGCGAGTGGCAGGACGTCTACAAGCAGCTTCGCCAGCTCGCCAAGCCGCTCGGCCTGGCTGTGTTTGATTCCAAAGCCGGCGGCGACGCGGCCGTGAACCCCGACGGCATCCACCGGTCCCTGCTCGCCGGGCTGCTCTCGCACATCGGTCTCAAGGACGTCGCGAAGAAGGACTACATCGGCGCCCGCCAGCAGCGCTTCGTGATCTTCCCCGGCTCTGCGCTCGCGAAGAAGCAGCCGACCGCCGTGATGAGCGCGGAACTCGTGGAGACCAGCCGGCTCTTCGCCCGGATGAACGCCGTCGTCGACCCGGCCTGGGCCGAACCGCTCGCCGGGGACCTCTGCAAGCGCAGCTTCTCCGAACCGCACTGGGAGAAGAAGCAGGGCTCCGTCGTCGCCTACGAGCGGGTCACCCTCTACGGGGTGCCGATCGTGCCGCGCCGCCGCATCCAGTTCTCCCGGGTCGACCCGGCCTACGCCCGCGAGCTCTTCATCCGGCACGCCCTCGTCGACGGTGAGTGGGACCTCGACCGGGTCGACCAGCGCGTCACCGCCTTCGACAGGGCCAACACGAAGCTGCGGAAGGAACTCGCCGAGCTCGAGGAGCGCACCCGGCGCCGCGACATCCTCTTCGACGACGAAGCCGTCTTCGAGTTCTACCAGCGCCGCATCCCGGCGGAGGTCTGCTCGACGCGCACCTTCGAGACCTGGTGGCGCAAGGCGCGCGCCGAGACCCCCGAACTGCTCACGATGACCGCTGAGGCGCTCGTTCCCGACGAGGCGACCCCGGAGATCGACGAGGCCGTCTTCCCGCCCACCTGGCACCAGGGCGACCAGCGTTTCCACCTGAGCTACCGGTTCGAGCCGGGGGCGGATGACGATGGTGTCGCCGCCCTGATCCCGCTCGCCCTCCTGGCCCGGCTCTCCCCCGCCGGCTTCGACTGGCAGGTGCCGGGCCTCCGCGCCGACCTCGTGACCGCGCTGATCAAGTCACTGCCGAAGAGCATCCGTCGCAACGTCGTGCCCGCCGCCGACTGGGCGGCGCGCCTGCTCACCGAGCTGCCGCCTGCGCCCGGCGAGGCCCGCACGGCGAAGGGCACGAGCGGCATGGGCGGCACGAGCATCGGCGCCCGGCTCGGCGCGGGCACCGGGGCGGGTTTCGAGCCCGAAGCCGCCCCGTTCACCGAGATCCTCGCGGGCCTGATCCAGCGGCTCACCTACGTGCCGGTGAACGCGAACGACTTCGAGCTCGGGCGCATACCCGCTCACCTCCGGATGACGTTCCGCGTCGTCGACGACCGCGGGCAGGCGATGGCCTCCGGAAAGGACCTCGGCGAGCTGCAGCGCAGGCTCGGTTCCCGGGCGCGCGAAAGCGTCGCGGCGGCATCCGCTGCAACGCCCGTGAACGCGATCGAGCGCGGCGGCCTCACGACCTGGGATTTCGCGGAACTCCCCCGGTTCATCGACACCAAGCAGGGCGACAACACCATTCGCGGCTACCCGACTCTCGTCGACGAGGGCACGAGCGTCGCGATCCGGATGATGAGCACCGCCGCCGAGCAGGCGAGCACGCTGCCGGGCGGGGTGCGCCGGCTGCTGCTGCTCGCGACGCCGTCTCCGGTCGCCTACGTGCAGCAGCACCTGACCGGGGCGGAGAAGCTCAGCCTCGCCACGAGCCCGTACCGCACCACGCAGGCCCTCTTCGACGACTGCCTCGCGGCCTGCGTCGATGAGGTGCTGTTCCGGGTGAACCCGAGCGGCCAGGTTTTCATGAAGGCCGAGTTCGACTCGATCCGGGACCGCGTGTCCGGGGTGCTGATGGACTCGATGTTCGAGACCGTGGGACTCGTTGCGCGCATCCTCACCGCCTCCCGGGCCGCCGACAAGGCGCTCAAGGCGTCGACGAGCATGGCGCTGCTGCCCGCGCTGACGGATGCCCGTGCCCAGCTGGCCGGACTGATCTACCCCGGCTTCGTGAGCGCGACGGGTCTCGCCCAGCTGCGCCACCTGCCGCGCTACCTCGGCGGCATCAGTTCACGGATCGTGAAACTCGGCGACAACCCCAGCCGCGACCGGGTCTGGATGAACGAAAGCCAGTCAGCCACGGCCCGCTACGAAGCTGCCGGCGGCCGGATTCCGCTGGCCCCCGGCATGGCGGCGAACCTCGTGCGTGCACGCTGGATGATCGAGGAGCTGCGGATCAGCCTGTTCGCCCAGGAGCTCAAGGCCGCGGAGTCGGTGTCGCTGCAGCGGATCCACAAGGTCCTGACCAGCTGA
- a CDS encoding DUF2249 domain-containing protein encodes MVDMIPLLPASAPRAAAHDEPAGHTCTCGEAEAAGYPELDARQLPHAIRHAAIFGALDAVLPGGGLVLVAPHDPLPLLAQLEQRHPGRFTVSYLSREPEAWKLQLTR; translated from the coding sequence ATGGTTGACATGATCCCCCTTCTTCCCGCATCCGCACCCCGGGCCGCGGCCCACGACGAGCCCGCCGGCCACACCTGCACCTGCGGGGAGGCCGAGGCCGCGGGGTACCCCGAACTGGACGCCCGGCAGTTGCCGCACGCGATCCGGCACGCCGCGATCTTCGGCGCGCTGGACGCTGTCCTCCCCGGCGGCGGCCTGGTCCTCGTTGCTCCCCACGACCCGTTGCCCCTCCTCGCCCAGCTCGAACAGCGTCACCCGGGCCGGTTCACGGTGAGCTATCTCTCCCGCGAGCCCGAGGCGTGGAAGCTCCAGCTCACCCGCTGA
- a CDS encoding aldo/keto reductase yields MTTSVPTLTLNDGHTIPQLGFGVFKVDPDETTRIVSDALDVGYRHLDTAAIYGNEAGVGAAIAASAVPRSELFVTTKLWNSEQGTQTAFDAFDLSLEKLGLDYVDLYLIHWPTPAKDRYVESWKALEQIRASGRARSIGVSNFLVPHLERLLTETDVVPAVNQIELHPAHQQPEVTAFTRAHGIQIEAWGPLGQGKYPLLEEPVVVVAAEAHGKSPAQVVIRWHLQTGNILFPKSNRRERMIENLDVFDFELSHTELATISALERSGRVGSHPNDVN; encoded by the coding sequence ATGACGACTTCTGTGCCCACCCTGACCCTCAACGACGGCCACACCATTCCTCAGCTCGGCTTCGGCGTATTCAAGGTCGATCCGGACGAAACGACCCGCATCGTCTCCGACGCCCTCGACGTCGGCTACCGCCACCTCGACACGGCCGCGATCTACGGGAACGAAGCCGGAGTCGGGGCCGCGATCGCGGCATCCGCCGTGCCTCGCTCCGAGCTCTTCGTCACGACGAAGCTGTGGAACAGCGAACAGGGCACCCAGACCGCATTCGACGCTTTCGACCTGAGCCTCGAGAAGCTCGGGCTCGACTACGTCGACCTGTACCTCATCCACTGGCCGACGCCGGCGAAGGACCGCTATGTCGAGAGCTGGAAGGCGCTCGAACAGATCCGCGCATCCGGGCGGGCACGCTCGATCGGCGTCTCGAACTTCCTCGTGCCGCACCTCGAACGCCTTCTCACTGAGACGGATGTCGTCCCGGCGGTCAACCAGATCGAGCTGCACCCCGCGCATCAGCAGCCTGAGGTCACCGCGTTCACGCGCGCCCACGGGATTCAGATCGAGGCGTGGGGACCCCTCGGCCAGGGGAAGTACCCGCTCCTCGAGGAACCTGTCGTCGTCGTCGCGGCCGAGGCGCACGGCAAGAGCCCCGCTCAGGTCGTCATCCGCTGGCACCTGCAGACCGGCAACATCCTCTTCCCGAAGTCGAACCGGCGCGAGCGGATGATCGAGAACCTCGACGTCTTCGACTTCGAGCTCAGCCACACCGAACTCGCCACGATTTCCGCGCTCGAGCGCTCGGGCCGCGTGGGCTCTCACCCCAACGATGTGAACTAG
- a CDS encoding amino acid ABC transporter ATP-binding protein encodes MVLAEQVSKSFGSHEVLKSISLEVKRGEVMCLVGPSGSGKSTFLRCINHLEVLSAGRLSVDGELIGYRETGGKLYEMAPKEAAKQRRDIGMVFQRFNLFPHMTALQNVMEAPLRVKGLPKAQAERTARDLLARVGLAERADYYPAHLSGGQQQRVAIARALAMEPKLMLFDEPTSALDPELVGEVLDVMKGLAKEGMTMIVVTHEMGFAREVGDSLVFMDGGVVVESGDPELVLSNPQHRRTQAFLSKVL; translated from the coding sequence ATGGTGCTCGCAGAGCAGGTCTCGAAGAGCTTCGGCTCGCACGAGGTGCTCAAGAGCATCTCCCTCGAGGTCAAACGCGGCGAGGTGATGTGCCTCGTCGGGCCGAGCGGGTCGGGCAAGTCCACGTTCCTGCGCTGCATCAACCACCTCGAGGTGCTCTCCGCCGGGCGGCTGAGTGTCGACGGCGAGCTGATCGGCTACCGCGAGACCGGTGGCAAGCTCTACGAGATGGCGCCCAAGGAAGCGGCGAAGCAGCGCAGGGATATCGGCATGGTGTTCCAGCGCTTCAACCTGTTCCCGCACATGACCGCACTTCAGAACGTGATGGAGGCGCCGCTGCGGGTGAAGGGGCTGCCCAAGGCGCAGGCCGAGCGCACCGCGCGCGACCTGCTCGCGCGGGTCGGCCTGGCGGAACGCGCGGACTATTACCCCGCGCACCTCTCCGGCGGCCAGCAGCAGCGGGTCGCGATCGCCCGTGCGCTCGCGATGGAGCCCAAGCTGATGCTCTTCGACGAGCCGACGAGCGCGCTGGACCCCGAACTCGTCGGCGAGGTGCTCGACGTGATGAAGGGCCTCGCCAAGGAGGGCATGACGATGATCGTGGTCACCCACGAGATGGGCTTCGCCCGCGAGGTCGGTGACTCGCTCGTGTTCATGGACGGTGGGGTCGTCGTCGAGTCCGGAGACCCCGAGCTCGTGCTGAGCAACCCGCAGCACCGCCGCACCCAGGCGTTCCTCTCGAAGGTGCTCTAG
- a CDS encoding PDR/VanB family oxidoreductase, with translation MATSHAAVWQRATVVDSTALTDDIRRIVLAPDRPAKVDAGAHIDVRVPIGGVLDRRSYSVVDAGPDGRTLAISVLDSPRSRGGARAMHALRPGDTVEITQPIVDFPLRVGAAHYVVLAGGIGITAVMGMASVLRSVGADYTLVYAGRSRPALAYVEQVQNAHGDRLRLHITDEGNPLDVTELVGGVEPGTELYLCGPIRLMDAVRRAWIERELPYPDLRFETFGNSGWFAPEDFVVRIPRLGAEVTVRATETMLEALEAAEVDLMFDCRKGECGLCEVRVLDLDLDGDIDHRDVFYSERQKDSRGTMCCCVSRAVAPPGGTAVVTIDIS, from the coding sequence ATGGCAACGTCCCACGCGGCGGTCTGGCAGCGCGCCACGGTCGTCGACTCGACCGCCCTCACCGACGACATACGCCGGATCGTGCTCGCCCCCGACCGCCCGGCCAAGGTCGACGCAGGCGCGCACATCGACGTGCGCGTGCCGATCGGCGGGGTTCTGGACCGCCGGTCGTACTCCGTCGTCGACGCCGGCCCCGACGGCCGGACCCTGGCGATCAGCGTGCTCGACTCGCCGCGGTCCCGCGGCGGCGCGCGGGCGATGCACGCCCTCCGGCCCGGCGACACCGTCGAGATCACCCAGCCGATCGTCGACTTCCCCCTCCGCGTCGGAGCCGCGCACTACGTGGTGCTGGCCGGCGGCATCGGCATCACGGCGGTCATGGGCATGGCGAGCGTGCTCCGGTCGGTCGGCGCCGACTACACGCTCGTCTACGCCGGGCGCAGCCGGCCGGCGCTGGCCTACGTCGAACAGGTGCAGAACGCGCACGGCGACCGGCTGAGACTCCACATCACCGACGAAGGCAACCCGCTCGACGTCACCGAGCTCGTCGGCGGGGTCGAACCGGGCACCGAACTCTACCTGTGCGGTCCGATCAGGCTGATGGACGCCGTTCGCCGGGCCTGGATCGAACGCGAGCTCCCCTACCCCGACCTCCGGTTCGAGACCTTCGGCAACAGCGGCTGGTTCGCCCCCGAGGACTTCGTCGTGCGCATCCCGCGCCTCGGCGCCGAGGTCACCGTCCGGGCGACCGAGACCATGCTCGAGGCGCTCGAGGCCGCTGAGGTCGACCTGATGTTCGACTGCCGCAAGGGTGAGTGCGGACTCTGCGAGGTGCGCGTGCTCGACCTCGACCTCGACGGAGACATCGACCACCGCGACGTCTTCTACAGCGAGCGCCAGAAGGACTCCCGCGGCACGATGTGCTGCTGCGTGTCCCGAGCCGTCGCCCCGCCCGGCGGCACCGCCGTCGTGACAATCGACATTTCCTGA
- a CDS encoding helix-turn-helix domain-containing protein — protein MVNGQGIGDRHAALASDARRRVLELIAGAREPVDAAAVAASIGLHVTTARFHLDQLEGAGLIRRAVDRTGIRGRPRILFTVNPAVREDGVQRLLGHALVGALAEDDDGGRARAIRAGERWSAAFDAEARESEPGTGAAGGASDVGPLVHILDGLGFDPIAQSPEASPGQPASPSETDARDGMVVELRACPFRDEARHTPAVVCSLHLGLIRGIARSGGHDPDDVELRPFVLPELCEVRLRGDWVPVDRSPSQE, from the coding sequence ATGGTAAACGGACAGGGAATCGGCGACCGGCACGCGGCCCTCGCCTCGGATGCGCGCCGCCGTGTGCTCGAGTTGATCGCGGGAGCCCGCGAGCCCGTCGACGCCGCCGCCGTCGCCGCGAGCATCGGCCTGCACGTGACGACCGCGCGCTTCCATCTCGACCAGCTCGAGGGCGCCGGGCTGATCCGCCGCGCCGTCGACCGGACCGGGATCCGCGGGCGTCCGCGCATCCTTTTCACCGTGAATCCCGCCGTGCGCGAGGACGGTGTGCAGCGGCTGCTCGGCCATGCCCTCGTCGGCGCCCTCGCCGAGGACGACGACGGCGGCCGGGCCCGTGCGATCCGCGCCGGCGAGCGTTGGTCGGCCGCCTTCGACGCCGAGGCGCGCGAGAGCGAACCGGGCACCGGGGCGGCCGGGGGAGCGAGCGACGTCGGGCCGCTCGTGCACATCCTCGACGGCCTCGGCTTCGACCCGATCGCGCAATCGCCTGAGGCGTCACCCGGCCAGCCGGCGTCGCCGAGCGAGACGGATGCCCGCGACGGAATGGTCGTCGAGCTCCGGGCCTGCCCCTTCCGCGACGAAGCCAGGCACACGCCTGCGGTGGTGTGCTCGCTGCACCTCGGCCTGATCCGGGGCATCGCCCGCTCCGGCGGGCACGACCCGGACGACGTGGAGCTGCGCCCCTTCGTCCTCCCCGAGCTGTGCGAGGTGCGCCTCCGCGGTGACTGGGTGCCTGTCGACAGGTCTCCCTCGCAGGAATGA
- a CDS encoding amino acid ABC transporter permease, whose translation MVFAIILIVVFALAIVDAAFRPAYDWPTVAKYLFDRRISQAALVTLELTVYSMVIAIVLGVILAVMRLSPNPVVKSLAWFYLWVFRGTPVYVQLTIWGLISLIYSSIDIGIPFMHPWVSFETNAALSTFALAVIGLSLNEAAYMAEIVRAGLLAVDRGQEEAATALGMSWSQTMTRVILPQSMRVIIPPTGNEVISMLKTTSLVTAVPFSFDLFARSRDISAETFNPIPLLIVASIWYLFFTSILMVGQYFLEKRFARGIGDRQPDKKGGGQNPDPITGVTIVPGSEQAPATRIGREPETGRGGPS comes from the coding sequence ATGGTCTTCGCGATCATCCTGATCGTGGTGTTCGCCCTGGCCATCGTCGACGCGGCCTTCCGCCCCGCGTACGACTGGCCGACGGTCGCGAAGTACCTGTTCGACCGGCGCATTTCCCAGGCCGCGCTCGTGACCCTCGAACTCACCGTCTACTCGATGGTGATCGCGATCGTCCTCGGCGTGATCCTCGCGGTGATGCGGCTGTCGCCCAACCCGGTCGTGAAGAGCCTCGCGTGGTTCTATCTCTGGGTCTTCCGCGGCACACCGGTCTACGTCCAGCTGACCATCTGGGGCCTGATCTCGCTGATCTATTCGAGCATCGACATCGGCATCCCGTTCATGCACCCGTGGGTGTCGTTCGAGACGAACGCCGCGCTCAGCACGTTCGCCCTCGCGGTGATCGGCCTCTCGCTCAACGAGGCCGCGTACATGGCCGAGATCGTCCGTGCCGGGCTCCTCGCCGTTGATCGTGGCCAGGAAGAGGCCGCGACCGCGCTCGGGATGAGTTGGTCGCAGACAATGACCCGGGTCATCCTGCCGCAGTCGATGCGGGTGATCATCCCGCCGACCGGCAACGAGGTCATCTCGATGCTCAAAACGACTTCGCTCGTCACGGCGGTGCCGTTCAGCTTCGACCTGTTCGCCCGCTCCCGTGATATCTCCGCCGAGACGTTCAACCCGATCCCGCTGCTCATCGTCGCGTCGATCTGGTACCTGTTCTTCACCTCGATCCTGATGGTGGGCCAGTACTTCCTCGAGAAGCGTTTCGCGCGCGGCATCGGCGACCGTCAGCCGGACAAGAAGGGCGGCGGCCAGAACCCCGACCCGATCACGGGCGTCACGATCGTGCCCGGCTCCGAGCAGGCGCCGGCGACCCGCATCGGACGAGAACCCGAAACCGGCCGGGGAGGCCCGTCATGA
- a CDS encoding aldehyde dehydrogenase family protein produces MTLTVNETATTPFLDPAAWSGKIYINGEWVAGSGGDLPVIEPATGDEIGRIGIATPVDVARAAAGAAAAQKAWAATAHPVRAAVLRRAAALLEEHAGEIMDWNVREVGAVPGLAGFALHVGAQECYEAAALPSHPLGQVLSSEEPRISIAQRVPVGVVGVVSPFNVPIILGIRAVAPALALGNAVVLKPDPRTAVTGGVMMVRIFEEAGLPAGLLQLVTGGGDVGEAIVTDPNVRVIAFTGSTRAGRAVGELAGKHLKRAHLELGGNSAFVVLADADVDKAVNLAAWGSFLHQGQICMTVGRHIVHESIFDEYVEKLAAKADSLAVGNPATEHVHLGPIIDENQRDRIHRLVTGSIDSGAKLRAGGSYDGLFYRPTVLSDSPLDAPAFCEEVFGPVASVVRFSTEDEAVGIASATEYGLSLGIVTADAMRGLELAQRIPSGIVHINDQTVNDEANTPFGGVGSSGTGSRQGGAEANIDAFTETRWITLRRTPGSYPF; encoded by the coding sequence ATGACACTCACCGTGAACGAGACCGCGACGACCCCGTTCCTCGACCCCGCGGCGTGGTCGGGGAAGATCTATATCAACGGGGAGTGGGTCGCCGGGTCAGGCGGCGATCTCCCGGTCATCGAGCCGGCGACCGGCGACGAGATCGGCCGGATCGGAATCGCCACCCCCGTCGACGTGGCCAGGGCCGCCGCGGGCGCGGCCGCGGCCCAGAAGGCCTGGGCCGCGACCGCGCACCCGGTGCGCGCCGCCGTGCTGCGCCGGGCCGCCGCGCTCCTGGAGGAACACGCCGGCGAGATCATGGACTGGAACGTGCGGGAGGTCGGCGCGGTTCCCGGGCTTGCCGGCTTCGCCCTCCACGTCGGCGCTCAGGAATGCTACGAGGCGGCGGCGTTGCCGTCGCATCCGCTCGGCCAGGTACTCTCGAGCGAGGAGCCGAGGATCTCCATCGCCCAGCGGGTGCCCGTCGGCGTCGTCGGAGTCGTATCGCCGTTCAACGTGCCGATCATCCTCGGCATCCGCGCGGTGGCGCCGGCGCTCGCGCTGGGCAATGCGGTCGTGCTCAAGCCGGACCCGCGCACCGCTGTGACCGGCGGCGTGATGATGGTGCGCATCTTCGAGGAGGCCGGCCTACCCGCCGGGCTCCTGCAGCTGGTGACCGGCGGCGGCGATGTCGGCGAGGCCATCGTCACCGACCCGAACGTGCGGGTGATCGCGTTCACCGGCTCGACCAGGGCCGGTCGCGCCGTCGGCGAGCTCGCGGGAAAGCATCTCAAGCGTGCCCACCTCGAGCTGGGAGGTAATTCCGCCTTCGTCGTACTCGCCGACGCAGACGTCGACAAGGCCGTCAACCTCGCGGCCTGGGGATCGTTCCTGCACCAGGGCCAGATCTGCATGACGGTCGGGCGGCACATCGTGCACGAGAGCATCTTCGACGAGTACGTCGAGAAGCTCGCCGCAAAGGCGGACTCCCTTGCCGTGGGCAACCCCGCCACCGAGCACGTGCACCTCGGCCCGATCATCGACGAGAACCAGCGCGACCGCATCCACCGCCTGGTCACGGGCTCGATCGATTCCGGCGCGAAGCTGAGGGCCGGCGGCAGCTACGACGGGCTGTTCTACCGGCCCACCGTGCTCTCGGACTCGCCGCTGGATGCCCCCGCCTTCTGCGAGGAGGTGTTCGGCCCTGTCGCATCCGTGGTGCGGTTCAGCACAGAGGACGAGGCCGTGGGCATCGCTTCGGCGACCGAATACGGGCTCTCGCTCGGCATCGTGACCGCCGACGCCATGCGCGGCCTCGAACTGGCCCAGCGGATCCCGTCCGGCATCGTGCACATCAACGACCAGACGGTCAATGACGAGGCGAACACACCGTTCGGCGGCGTCGGCTCGTCCGGCACGGGTTCGCGGCAGGGCGGTGCGGAGGCCAACATCGACGCCTTCACGGAGACGCGCTGGATCACCCTGCGCCGCACGCCGGGCAGCTACCCGTTCTGA